The Fusarium graminearum PH-1 chromosome 2, whole genome shotgun sequence genome includes a region encoding these proteins:
- a CDS encoding NADH-ubiquinone oxidoreductase 21 kDa subunit yields the protein MAETATKQATPSFVGTSKVVQTDYPLIDNDPHFKRVVGYARTSDYLAGTAAAAFAPAALYALEKFAPSHVGKGGFAKAMRLAGGIGVLGGFLYFYQRSALRFYGATENSREIEMDMREMVDKVKKGEPLYGASRLSPHLQGVAARQSRYSALFLSTIPWFNFVNHNQHGVDTAKYYQQAERELEAER from the exons ATGGCCGAGACCGCGACCAAGCAGGCGACCCCGTCCTTTGTCGGGACCAGCAAGGTCGTCCAGACCGATTATCCC CTCATTGACAACGACCC TCACTTCAAGCGAGTCGTTGGATATGCCCGAACCTCCGATTACCTCGCCGGcactgccgctgccgctTTCGCTCCTGCAGCCCTCTATGCTCTTGAGAAATTCGCCCCATCACACGTAGGAAAGGGTGGTTTCGccaaggccatgcgattgGCCGGAGGCATTGGTGTCTTGGGCGGTTTTCTCTACTTCTATCAAAGATCGGCCC TCCGATTCTACGGTGCTACTGAGAATTCCCGCGAGATTGAGATGGACATGCGCGAGATGGTCGATAAAGTTAAGAAGGGAGAGCCTCTTTATGGTGCTAGCCGACTAAGCCCTCATCTTCAGGGTGTCGCTGCCAGGCAGAGCAGGTACTCTGCTCTATTCCTGAGCACGATCCCCTGGTTCAACTTTGTGAACCACAACCAGCATGGTGTTGACACGGCCAAGTACTATCAACAGGCTGAGCGGGAACTGGAGGCGGAGCGCTAG